The Cucumis melo cultivar AY chromosome 5, USDA_Cmelo_AY_1.0, whole genome shotgun sequence genome has a segment encoding these proteins:
- the LOC103492205 gene encoding FCS-Like Zinc finger 14-like, whose protein sequence is MENFIGKRKPTIGISLFTALSGSFSSDKTKSPRDFEKGVVGLGIVAAMTDSDKIHEAFVSSKAVSPRSCSIPIVSSAKPAANFRGGFNLEKETLPEVVDELSESYTCVTSHFGNRLFEKRVYFNGELDLVNGRSSNVVRSGVFSTSPMSFGVAERGFCAAEFLSSCYLCSKHLHGLDIFMYRGEKAFCSVECRDKHIRGDDCRDCRDKCGSKAMKDYSASPCSVAGPPALASGVVAA, encoded by the exons ATGGAGAATTTCATCGGAAAAAGAAAACCCACCATCGGTATTTCACTCTTCACCGCTTTGTCTGGTTCGTTCTCTTCTGATAAAACGAAATCCCCTCGTGATTTCGAAAAGGGTGTTGTTGGATTGGGTATAGTAGCTGCCATGACTGATTCTGACAAAATTCATGAAGCTTTTGTATCTTCGAAGGCGGTTTCTCCCAGGTCTTGCTCGATTCCTATTGTTTCTTCTGCTAAACCAGCGGCTAATTTCAGAGGTGGGTTTAACCTAGAAAAGGAAACTCTACCTGAGGTCGTTGATGAACTTTCTGAAAGTTACACTTGCGTAACTTCACATTTTGGCAATCGTTTGTTTGAAAAGCGTGTTTACTTTAATGGTGAGCTCGATTTGGTCAATGGACGTTCTTCCAATGTAGTGAGATCTGGGGTTTTTTCCACTTCCCCAATGAGTTTTGGTGTAGCGGAGAGAGGGTTTTGTGCTGCTGAGTTTTTGAGCTCTTGCTATCTCTGCAGCAAGCATCTTCATGGACTTGACATCTTCATGTACAG AGGGGAAAAGGCATTTTGCAGTGTTGAGTGTCGCGACAAACACATCAGAGGCGACGATTGCAGGGATTGCAGGGACAAGTGTGGATCGAAAGCCATGAAAGACTACTCGGCATCGCCTTGCTCTGTGGCTGGTCCCCCTGCTTTGGCTTCAGGTGTTGTTGCAGCTTAG